The following is a genomic window from Hymenobacter monticola.
GCGCCAATAAAGTCCGTGTCCTGGCAAAAGGGGCCAGCCACAATAGGCCGGTTCCTTTTGCCAGGCGGCATCGGGAAGCATTGAAACCGAAAATTGTCATTCATGCGCCGGAAGAATCTGAATGGTCCTTCTATCGGGTTTATCCGATTCCTCCGGCGTTTAAATGACAGATTCCTGCCTGCGGCTAGCATTCTCCCGCTATCCACCTGTTGAACCCCTCACCACTTTTCGTTCACACCATCCATTTCAATAGTATGAAGCAATTGTACTCTTTTTCTCGTTCGGCCCGCCGCTCGGCGTTGGGCCTGGTGCTGGCGCTGGGCGGTTCCCTCAGCGCGCACGCTCAAGCCAACAACGCCTTGCTGTTCAATGGCACCACCAAGTACGTGCAGGCCAACAGCATCACCATGAACGCCAGCGCACTAAGCCTGGAAGGCTGGGTGAAGGTCACGGCGTTCAAGACCGCCTTTCCCTACATTTCCAGCGTGATGGGCATTGAGGACGGCAACGCGGCCGCCATGCTGCGCTTCGGCGACGCCACCGTGCCGGCTAACAAGCTACAGTTCATCCTCACCGTGGGCACCACGCAATACAAGGTGACCTCCTCGGCTACGTTCACCACCAACACCTGGTACCACGTGGCGGGCACCTTCGACGGCACGGCCATGCGGATGTACATCAACGGCGTGCTGGATAATACCACCAACGTGACGGGCGCGGCCGCCGCTACCGGCGTGTTCTACCTGGGCCGCAACTACGAAGCCCTCCGCACCTTAAACGGCTCCCTGGATGAGCTACGCGTGTGGAATCGGGCCCTCACGGCCGCCGAAATTGTGGCCAATAGCTGCCTGGTGAGTCCCACGGCCACGGGCCTGGAGGCCTACTGGCGCCTCGACGAAGGCACTGGCCTCACCGCTGCCGACGCTTCCGGCCACGGCCACACCGGCACCCTCACCGGCATGACGGCCACCGACTGGACGACCAGCACGCCCGCCCTGTGCGCCCGTCCCACCGCTACCACGCCCGGCGCGGGCCTGCCCACGGGCCTGCAGGTGCAAGTGCTCGGCAACCCCGTATCGGGCCGCCAGGCCGAAATAGAAATCAGCGGCGCCCAAGGGCAACCCGTGACGCTCACGCTCAACAACCTGCTGGGGGCCGTGGTGTGGCAGCAGCGCGTGAGCGCCACCCGCACCAGCGTCGACGTTCCGGCGGCAGCAGGTCTTTACGTGCTGCGGGCCAGCACGCCCGGCCAAACCACCTCGGTGAAACTGGTGAAACCTTAGCACCTTTCCGAAAAGAAGAAAGCCCGTCCTGCTCAGCAGGGCGGGCTTTTCTTATGGCGAAAAGAGTGCTTGGATGGGCTTTCAGCCTGTAAATAAAGTGGGCTATCAGGCCGTTTTCACGAAGCGAATCAGCTCCCGAACCTGGTTCAGAAAACGGGCGTCTTCCGAGAGCTTAGCAATTTCCTGGGTGGTTTGGCGGGCCAGGGCTTCGTGGTCGCGGGCGTTTTGGCGGGTCAGCTCCTCCAGCAGCGAATCGAGGCGGTCGAGGTGGCGTTTATCGGCGGCTTGCTGCTGGGCCAAGCCATAAGCCCAGGTGTCGTTTTCGGTGGCGTCGAGCGAGGTGAGGACGGACTGGAGCTGCGATTCCAGCTCGTGCACGCGGGTGCGGAGCTCCAGCACGTCTTCGCGCGGGTAATGCACCTGGTGCTGCATCAGGCGCAGGCGGTCGGCCAGGTGCTCGTAGGCCCGGGCGGCGGGGCGGGCAAAGGTGAGCACCAGCGCCGCCACGGCCGCCGGGTAGCCCAGGGCCGTGACGTGGAAATAGGCCAGCACCGCCAGTACCACCGCCGTGAGCACGTGCAACGCCACCGCTAGCGTGCGAAACCGCGCGGCAATGCGGCGGGCATAGGACACGTGCTCCTCGTTCACGGCAACGCCCCTTTCGCGGGATGCTTCAGCCTCCTGAACCACGCCGAGGGCCGCAAAGTGTGCGTTCCAGGGCAGCGTTGTTACGGTGGCCAGCCACCACACAATGCCGATCCCAATCAGCCAGTCGACCAGACTGCCAACCGCCACCTGCAGCCAGTGCAAGCCAAAAAATACCACCAGCGCCCCGATGGCGAGGAAAAACAGCATGGACGCAAACGCTCGGAACGACATGGCAGGGCAGTAGAAATTCAAAGGCCTAAGCTAAGCGGAAGCGGCAAACAGCTCAGCGCCGGTTTGCAGCTGCCCGCCCCGCGCCTGCAAGTCTTCCTGCGCGGCGGCCCAGCCCTCGGCCGAGATGGCACGGGTGGCATCGGTGATGACGGTGGTGGCAAAACCGGCGCCCAGCGCGTCCAGCGCCGAGTAGTACACGCAGTAGTCGGCGGCCAGGCCGGCCACAAAAACCTCGCGCACGCCCCGGCCGCGCAGGTAGTCGGCCAAGCCGGTGCTTTTGCGGTGACCGTTGTCGAAGAAGGCGCTGTAGCTGTCGATGTCCACCGACGTGCCTTTGCGGAAAATGGCCTCGATGCGCTCGGTGCGCAGGGCAGGGGCCAGCTCGGCGCCGGCGCCGGCCTGGGTGCAGTGGTCGGGCCAGAGCACCTGGGGCAGGCCGTGCAAATCAATCTGGTCGAACGGCTGGCGGCCGGCGTGGCTGCTGGCAAAGCTCTCGTGGCCCGTGGGGTGCCAGTCTTGCGTGGCCACCACCAGCTCGAACCGCTCCTGCAAGTCATTGACCAAGGGGATGATGGCATCGCCCTCGGGCACGGCCAGCCGGCCGCCGGGCAAAAAGTCGTTTTGAATGTCGATAAGCAACAGCGCTTTCATAGGGTCGAAAATCAGATGAGCTGATAAATAAACCAAGCATTTCGCCGGGTGTTACGTCAGTACGTGCATAAACTTATTTTTCCTCGCTCCCACATGCCCGACCTTCAGCAGCACATCATTCTCGTTACCGGCGCCACGTCCGGCATAGGCCAGGTCACGGCCACCGAGCTGGCCCGGATGGGGGCCCACGTCGTCATTCTGGCCCGCAACGAAGCCAAGGCCCGCGCCACGCAGCAGCAAATCCGGGCCGCCGCGGGCCACGACCGGGTGGACGTGCTGCTGGCCGACCTCGCCGACCAGGGCCAGGTGCGCCGGGCCGCCGCCGAATTCAACGCCCGCTACCCCCGCCTCGACGTGCTGGTGAACAACGCCGGCCTCATCTTTGGGGCCCAGCGCCAGCTCTCGCCCGACGGCCACGAGCTGGGCCTGGCCACCAACCACCTCGGTCCCTTCCTGCTCACGGCCTTACTCTTCGACAAGCTGCGCGCCAGCCCGGCCGCCCGCGTGGTCAACCTGGCCTCGATGGCCTACCGCGTGGCCAAGCCCGATTTGACGGATATAGAATCGGAAAAAAGCTACGGCGCCATGCGCGTGTACGGCAACACCAAGCTCTACAACATCATGTTCACGCAGGAGCTGGCCCGCCGCCTGCGCGCCCACGGCATCGCCCACATCACGACCAACGCCGTGCACCCCGGCGTGGTGGCCACCAGCTTTGGCGATAGCGCCGGCGGCTGGCTGGGCAAGCTCACGGCCCTGGCCCGTCCGTTCATGATATCGGTCGAAAAAGGTGCCGAAACCAGCATTTTCCTGGCCTCGGCGCCCGAGGTAGCCGCGGTGAGCGGCGGCTTCTTCGACAAGAAAAAGGCCGTGCCGGTGAAATCCGGATTCAATACGCCGGAACACGCCCGCCAGCTCTGGCAGCTCAGCGAGCAGCTCACGGGCGTGTCGTTTTTAAGCTAAGCATGGAAATGCAAACGGCGACGAGGCGCACACACGCATCTCGTCGCCGTTTAAACACGGCAAAAAACAACCAAGGCGCTTCTACGCTACTTGGCTGCCACCGGGGGGTCGGTGGCGTCGAGCACGCTTGCCCAGCCGGTTTCGGAGTTTGGCCTTTGGGCCGAAATAGCCGTTTTGAGGGCGGCCGCCAGGGGCGGAGCCGCAGCCTGCAGCGATTTGGAAGTGAGCTTAACGGGCGTGAGCGGCCCGTCGGCGGCCTTGAGGAAATATTCCGGCGCATCCTCGATTTCGTCTACCGGGGCCCCGTCGCTGTACATGCCCTGAAAGCTGGGCCGCTTGATGGTTTTGACGTAGTGCTTCAGCAGGGTGTAGCGGCCGGCGTGCAGCACTTCCACGTAATCGAGGTGCTGGCTGCCCGTCGTTGCTTCCGCGAAGCGCCGAAACAACCGCTTCCGCGCCGGCCCGGCATTAGAGGCCGGCTCGTTGAGCACAAACGACGCCACCTGGTGGTCGTCGAGCTCGATGGAATCGTTGGCCGGCGCCGGCCGGTACATAACGAGGCGGTGCGCCAGCACATCGTATTTCATCATGATGGGCTTCAGCGGCAGCTTGTTGGCCAGCGTGACATCCGCCGTCAGCCAGCGGCCATCGGCGTAGGGCGAGCCCAGCGTGCCGGGCTTGGTGCTGCGGGTGAGCAGGCCCGGGGCGCCGTTGGTGATGTCGTTCAGGCTGCCGTACTCGTTGGTGCCGACCTTGCTGTAGTCGCGCTGCATCACCGGGTTGTTCTGAATCCCGGGCGGGTCCTGCGATTGGGCCTGCGCGCGCAGGCTCGCGGCAGCCAGCCCGCAGATAAGGAGTAGTTTGATTTTCATGGAGTGGGACTGAAAACAGATGTGGTTGCGGTTTATTCGCCTGCTGAGCTGCGTACGAGCGGCAGCGCCCTTATTGCTTGGGCGCGGCCGGGTCGGCTGCGCCGAGCACGGCGGCCCTGTCGGCGTCGGTTTAGGGCTTTTGCGCGTCAGCAGCGGTTTTGAGGGCGGCGCCCGGCAAGGGCTTGAAATCGCAGGTCCAATTTATTGGTTTTTTATAAATATGGCCGGGTCCCTGATTTCACCCACCTCCGAAGGCGCCCGAAGCGCCGTGCCACGCACTAGCTCTTGGCAGCACCATCGGCTTGCAGGGCCCGCCACTCGTCTTCCAGAATACCCATTTCCACCAGGCTCCAGTAGTCATCGCCGTGGCGCACCACGTCGCGCAGCACGCCCTCCTGCCGGAAGCCGCACTTGGTGTAGCACTTGATGGCGGCGTGGTTAAAATCGTACACGCCCAGGCTGATGCGGTGCAGCTGCAAGTCCTCGAACCCGATACGCAGCAGGGCCCGCACCATGCCTTGGCAGATGCCGCGGCGGCGCTCGGTGCTCTTGCCCACCAGCACGCGGGTGATGCGCCCGGCCCGGTCGCGCTGGCTGATGCCGCCCAGCGAAATGTGGCCCACGGTGAGGCCGGTTTTGGTTTCCACCGCTTTGTAAATGAACACGTCCGGGTCGTTCACGTCGTTGGCGCCCTCGATGTACCAGCTCAGGCCGGCCTCCGTAAGCGGGAAGGAAAACAGGGAGCCGCTCCATTCCTTCATCAGGCGCTCGTCGTCGACCCATTCCATGAGCTGGGTGAAATCGTCGGAAGTGAAGGGCTGCAATTCAATCATGGCCAAATAAGTAAGCAGAAGAATAAGGCTGCAAGGTAGGCGCCGCGGCGGGCCCGGCCGCCAACAAACGGGCCCAGGGGCTCGTTAGCGGCCTGTTTTTCCTCAACATCCTTTCCATGAACTTAGCTCAAAACACCGTTTTGCTCACCGGCGGCGCGTCCGGCATTGGCCTGGCGCTGGCCGTGCGCTTCCTGCAGGCCGGCAGCACCGTCATCGTGGTGGGCCGCCGGGCCGACAAGCTGGCCGAGGCCCAACAACTGCACCCCGCCCTCATCACCCGCGTGGCCGACGTGGCCGATGCCGCCGAGCGCGCGGAACTGGTCCGCTGGGCCACCGCCACCCATCCCCATCTGAATGTGCTGGTGAATAACGCCGGCATCCAGAACCGCGTGCAGCTCACCGACGAAAACGCCGACTGGGAAGCCCGCCGTCAGGAAATTGTCATCAACGTGGAAGCGCCCATGCACCTGGCCACGCTGCTCATTCCGCACCTGCGGCAGCGGGCCAAGGCGGCCATCGTCAACGTCACCTCGGGCTTGTCGTTCGCGCCGGCCGCCTTTGTGCCCATCTACAGCGCTACCAAAGCGGCGCTACATTCCTTCACGCTCTCGTTGCGCCACCAGCTCAGGTCCACCGGCATTTCCGTGCTCGAAATCGTGCCGCCGGCCGTGAATACCGACCTCGGCGGCCCTGGCCTGCACACCTTTGGCGTCAACGTAGATGAGTTTGCCGACTCGGTGATGGCCCGCCTGGCCGCCGGGGAGGAGGAAGTGGGCTTTGGCACCTCCGAAGAGGCCCGCCTGGCCTCGCGCGCCGAACTGGACGAGCGGTTCCGGCTGATGAATAACCGGTAGCTCAATGATTAATGATTAGTGGTTCGGAACAGCAAAAAAGCCCGCCTGTACAGGCGGGCTTTTTTGTTTGAAATGCTGATTAGCAGAAACGGTGAACGGCTAACTGTCAACCATTCATCACTAATCGTTAAATACTAATTATTAAGCGTTAGTCGTCGTGGTCAGGGTCACCTCGATGTTGCCGCGGGTGGCGCGGGAGTAGGGGCACACCTGGTGGGCTTGGGCTACCAGCTCTTCGGCTTGCTGCTGGTCCATGTTGGGAATGTTCACAATCAGGTCCACGGCCAGGCCGAAGCTCTCGCCGTCTTTGCCGAAGCTCACGTCGGCCTCCACGGTGCTGCCGGTGATGGGGGTTTTGGCCAGGCGGGCCACCAGGTTCAGAGCGCCGTCGAAGCAGGCCGAATAGCCGGCGGCGAACAGCTGCTCGGGGTTGGTGGTGTTGGGTTTGCCGGGGCCGCCCATCTCCTTGGGCGTGCTCAGGGGCAGGTCAATTACGTTGTCGGACGAGATGGCGCGGCCGTCGCGGCCCCCGGTGGTTTTGGCTTTGGCGGTATACAAGCGTTGAATGCTCATTTTGAGAAACTTGGTAAAAGGGGTTGGAGGTAAAAAGTGCCGGAACGGCGTTAGGATAACAAGGTCATAATCTGGCGCAGCTGCGTGCGCAGCCCCGCCATTTCGGGTTCAGTCAGCTGCATCTTCTCGGCAAGCTGCACCGGGATTTGGGCGGCCTGGGCTTGCAGCGCGCGGCCGGCGGGCGTCAGGGCCACCCGCACCGAGCGTTCGTCGCGGGCGTCGCGGCGGCGGCTGAGCCACTGCCGCTGCTCCATGCGCTTGAGCAGCGGCGTGAGCGTGCCCGAGTCGAGCAGCAGGTTTTCGCCCAGCTGCTTCACGCTCAGTTCTTCGTGTTCCCAGAGCAGGAGCAGCACGAGGTACTGCGGGTAGGTCACGTCGAGGCTTTCGAGCAGCGGTTGGTAGGCTTTAGTAATGAGCCGCGACAACGCATACACGGAAAAGCACAGCTGGTTGTCCAGCTTGAGCAAAGGGTTAAAGGCCGAGTCGGGGAGCTTTTTCATGGCTTTCGAGACAACAAGACAAAATTAGTTGTTTAAGTTTAGATTGTGCGCAATTAAAATTTTTATCTGATTGCTTGGCTCTGATTTTCAATAACAAAAAATCTGTCATGCTGAGCGCAGCGAAGCAACTTCTCACGATTAAACATTTCGTTCAGGGGTGATAAGGTGCTTCGCTGCGCTCAGCATGACAGACGAATGGGCGTTAGTAACCCGGCGCTAGCCGTCTCAGGCATCCAGCTTCAGCGCCTCGCGGCTGCGCTCGCGCACGGCGGACGTCAGGGCCGGGTCGTCGGCCAGGTGCTGGCCAAAGGAGGGCACCAACTGCCGGAAGCGGGCCTGCCACTCGGCCGACTTTGCCTGCTCGGGGAAGCATTTCTGCACCAAGTCGAGCATGATGGCCACGGCCGTGCTGGCACCCGGCGAGGCGCCCAGCAAGGCCGCAATGGAGCCGTCGGCCGAAGTCACCATCTCGGTGCCGAATTCCAGCACGCCGCCCTGCTTCTTGTCTTTCTTGATGACCTGCACGCGCTGGCCGGCCACTTCCAACTGCCAGTCGGCGGGGTTGGCGCCGGGGTAGTACTCGCGCAGGGCCGCGGTGCGTTCCTCCGGCGACTGCAGCACCTGGCCGATGAGGTATTTGGTGAGGCCCAGGTTGCGGGCGCCGGCGTAGAGCAGCGGCCGGATGTTGCCCAACTCAATGGAGCGGAACAAATCGGTGTAGGAGCCCCGCTTCAAAAACTTGGTGCTGAAGCCCGCGTACGGCCCAAACAGCAGCTCTTTCTGCCCGTTTATCTGACGCGAGTCGAGGTGGGGCATCGACATGGGGGGCGAGCCTACGGCCGGCTTGCCGTACACCTTGGCTTCGTGGCGGGCAATGACGTCGGGGTTGCGGCACTTCAGCCACTGCCCGCTCACGGGGAAGCCGCCGAAGCCGTTGGCCTCGGGAATGCCCGACTTTTCGAGCAGCGGCAGTGAGCCCCCGCCGGCCCCGATGAACACGAAGCGCGCCCGCACCTTGCGGCTTTCGCCGGTAGCGAGGTTGCGCACTTTCACCCGCCAGATGCCGTCGGGCTTATGCCGGAAATCTTCCACCTCGTGGTTGAGGTTGAAATCGACGCCCGGCAGGGCCTTCACGTAGTTCGACAGGGCCCGGGTGAGGGCGCCAAAATTGACGTCGGTGCCAATGGGCATGCGCGTGGCGGCCACCGGGGTGCCGGGGTCGCGGCCTTCCATCACCAGCGGAATCCACTGGGCAATTTGCTCGGGGTCTTCGCTGAATTCCATGCCCTGGAACAGGGGCGAGTGCAGCAGCGCGGCGTGGCGTTTGCGCAGGTATTCCACGTTGGCCGCGCCCCACACGAAACTCATGTGCGGAATGGTGCGAATGAAGGATTTGGGGTCGGGCAAGATGCCTTCCTGGGCCAGCGAGGCCCAGAATTGCTTGCTCAGCTCAAACTGCTCGGCAATCTTGTCAGCCTTGCTGATGTCGATGGAGCCATCGGGGCGCTCGGGGGTGTAGTTGAGCTCGCAGAAGGCCGAGTGGCCGGTGCCGGCGTTGTTCCAGGCGTCGGAGCTTTCGGCGGCCACGGCGTCGAGGCGCTCGTAGCCGGCAATGGTGATGTGTGGGTCGAGGGCCTTGAGCAGCACGCACAGCGTGGCGCTCATGATGCCCGCGCCGATGACGATGACGTCGGTAACTGGTTTGTCGGGGTTCGGAGAAGTTGGGGTCATAGCAAACGGATGAGGAAGGACCTTTCGCCATACGGCAGATGCCTCCGTCGGGCTGCCCGCGCACGAAAAATGGCGCTACCCTTGCCAGCCAGAACGAACAACTCCCCTCCTCAGATGAGGAGGGGATGTTTTCGCGCCAGCGAAAACGGGGGTGGTTGAGTTTGTTGAACGATGTCGGCACGATGCCAGCACAATGGCCGGTACGAATCCAAGGCAAGTCGTTCGGGTATCGTTCAACGACTTTACCACCCCAGCGTTCGCTTCGCGGCCGCGTCCCCTCCTTAAAAAAGGAGGGGAGTTGCGTTCTTGCGGCTCCATCCCAACCCCCGCCCATGCCCGAAAACCTCGACCTACCCTTGCTGCCCCTGCCCACCCGCGCCGACGCGGCCGACGCCACCGCCCCGCGCCTGCTCATCATTTACACCGGCGGCACGGTGGGCATGGCCGTGAACCGCAGCGGCGGGCTGGTGCCCATGAAATTTGGCCGCCTCGACCGCAAGATGCCCGAGCTTACGCGCCTGCCCTTCCGGCTGGAGCTGCTGAGTTTGCCCGCGCCCATCGACAGCAGCAACGTGACGCCGCAGGACTGGCTGTATCTGGCCCAGCTCATCGGCCGGCACTACGCCGATTTCGACGGCTTCGTGGTGCTGCACGGCACCGATACCATGGCTTACTCGGCGGCGGCGCTGAGCTACATCCTGGAGCACCTGGGCAAGCCGGTGGTGTTTACCGGGGCGCAGGTGCCCGTGGGCGCCAACCGCTCCGACGCCCAGCGCAACCTTATCACGGCCCTGGAAATTGCCGCCACCCGCCACCGCCAGGCCGGGACCGTGCGCGTGCCCGAGGTCTGCGTGTTTTTCAACGACGTACTCATTCGCGGCACGCGGGCCAAAAAGGTGGAAAGCCAGCAGTTTGCTGCCTTTAAAAGCGAAAACCACCCGCCGCTGGCCCGCGCCGGCATCGGCCTGGAGTTCGACGACAAAAGCATTCGGCTGCTGCCCGCCGCCCCGCTCAAGGTGCACGAAAAACTGGAAACCGGCGTGGCCGTGCTGCCCCTGTTTCCGGGCATCACCGAGGCGGTGGTGTCGGCGGTGCTGCACGTGCCGGGCCTGCGCGGCTGCGTGCTCGAAACCTACGGCTCGGGCAATGCGCCCACCGCCGAGTGGTTCCTCCGGTGCCTGGCCGAGGCCCGGCAGCGCGGCGTGTGGCTGCTCAACGTGAGCCAGTGCGAAGAAGGCCGCGTGGTGCAGGGCAAATACGAAACCAGCGCCCGCTTCACGGAGTTGGGCATCGTGGGCGGCGAAGACATCACCACCGAGGCCGCCATCACCAAGCTCATGTTCGTGCTGGGCCTCGGGCTGGGGGAGGAGCGCACCCGCCAACTGTTGATGCAGGATTTGCGGGGTGAGATAACGCTGTGATTTTAGTTGTCAGTTGTTGGTTGTCAGTTAATAGAAAAATGAAGATGCATAAAACACACAACCGACAACCAACAACTGACAACTAGCTTCTATCTTTGCCCCACGAACCACAACCTTGAGAGGTGTCCGAGTGGTCGAAGGAGCACGCCTGGAAAGTGTGTATGGGTCAAAAGCTCATCGTGGGTT
Proteins encoded in this region:
- a CDS encoding organic hydroperoxide resistance protein, which produces MSIQRLYTAKAKTTGGRDGRAISSDNVIDLPLSTPKEMGGPGKPNTTNPEQLFAAGYSACFDGALNLVARLAKTPITGSTVEADVSFGKDGESFGLAVDLIVNIPNMDQQQAEELVAQAHQVCPYSRATRGNIEVTLTTTTNA
- a CDS encoding SDR family oxidoreductase; this translates as MNLAQNTVLLTGGASGIGLALAVRFLQAGSTVIVVGRRADKLAEAQQLHPALITRVADVADAAERAELVRWATATHPHLNVLVNNAGIQNRVQLTDENADWEARRQEIVINVEAPMHLATLLIPHLRQRAKAAIVNVTSGLSFAPAAFVPIYSATKAALHSFTLSLRHQLRSTGISVLEIVPPAVNTDLGGPGLHTFGVNVDEFADSVMARLAAGEEEVGFGTSEEARLASRAELDERFRLMNNR
- a CDS encoding LamG-like jellyroll fold domain-containing protein; translation: MKQLYSFSRSARRSALGLVLALGGSLSAHAQANNALLFNGTTKYVQANSITMNASALSLEGWVKVTAFKTAFPYISSVMGIEDGNAAAMLRFGDATVPANKLQFILTVGTTQYKVTSSATFTTNTWYHVAGTFDGTAMRMYINGVLDNTTNVTGAAAATGVFYLGRNYEALRTLNGSLDELRVWNRALTAAEIVANSCLVSPTATGLEAYWRLDEGTGLTAADASGHGHTGTLTGMTATDWTTSTPALCARPTATTPGAGLPTGLQVQVLGNPVSGRQAEIEISGAQGQPVTLTLNNLLGAVVWQQRVSATRTSVDVPAAAGLYVLRASTPGQTTSVKLVKP
- a CDS encoding asparaginase, which gives rise to MPENLDLPLLPLPTRADAADATAPRLLIIYTGGTVGMAVNRSGGLVPMKFGRLDRKMPELTRLPFRLELLSLPAPIDSSNVTPQDWLYLAQLIGRHYADFDGFVVLHGTDTMAYSAAALSYILEHLGKPVVFTGAQVPVGANRSDAQRNLITALEIAATRHRQAGTVRVPEVCVFFNDVLIRGTRAKKVESQQFAAFKSENHPPLARAGIGLEFDDKSIRLLPAAPLKVHEKLETGVAVLPLFPGITEAVVSAVLHVPGLRGCVLETYGSGNAPTAEWFLRCLAEARQRGVWLLNVSQCEEGRVVQGKYETSARFTELGIVGGEDITTEAAITKLMFVLGLGLGEERTRQLLMQDLRGEITL
- the pncA gene encoding bifunctional nicotinamidase/pyrazinamidase codes for the protein MKALLLIDIQNDFLPGGRLAVPEGDAIIPLVNDLQERFELVVATQDWHPTGHESFASSHAGRQPFDQIDLHGLPQVLWPDHCTQAGAGAELAPALRTERIEAIFRKGTSVDIDSYSAFFDNGHRKSTGLADYLRGRGVREVFVAGLAADYCVYYSALDALGAGFATTVITDATRAISAEGWAAAQEDLQARGGQLQTGAELFAASA
- a CDS encoding MarR family winged helix-turn-helix transcriptional regulator, with product MKKLPDSAFNPLLKLDNQLCFSVYALSRLITKAYQPLLESLDVTYPQYLVLLLLWEHEELSVKQLGENLLLDSGTLTPLLKRMEQRQWLSRRRDARDERSVRVALTPAGRALQAQAAQIPVQLAEKMQLTEPEMAGLRTQLRQIMTLLS
- a CDS encoding malate:quinone oxidoreductase; its protein translation is MTPTSPNPDKPVTDVIVIGAGIMSATLCVLLKALDPHITIAGYERLDAVAAESSDAWNNAGTGHSAFCELNYTPERPDGSIDISKADKIAEQFELSKQFWASLAQEGILPDPKSFIRTIPHMSFVWGAANVEYLRKRHAALLHSPLFQGMEFSEDPEQIAQWIPLVMEGRDPGTPVAATRMPIGTDVNFGALTRALSNYVKALPGVDFNLNHEVEDFRHKPDGIWRVKVRNLATGESRKVRARFVFIGAGGGSLPLLEKSGIPEANGFGGFPVSGQWLKCRNPDVIARHEAKVYGKPAVGSPPMSMPHLDSRQINGQKELLFGPYAGFSTKFLKRGSYTDLFRSIELGNIRPLLYAGARNLGLTKYLIGQVLQSPEERTAALREYYPGANPADWQLEVAGQRVQVIKKDKKQGGVLEFGTEMVTSADGSIAALLGASPGASTAVAIMLDLVQKCFPEQAKSAEWQARFRQLVPSFGQHLADDPALTSAVRERSREALKLDA
- a CDS encoding SDR family oxidoreductase; this translates as MPDLQQHIILVTGATSGIGQVTATELARMGAHVVILARNEAKARATQQQIRAAAGHDRVDVLLADLADQGQVRRAAAEFNARYPRLDVLVNNAGLIFGAQRQLSPDGHELGLATNHLGPFLLTALLFDKLRASPAARVVNLASMAYRVAKPDLTDIESEKSYGAMRVYGNTKLYNIMFTQELARRLRAHGIAHITTNAVHPGVVATSFGDSAGGWLGKLTALARPFMISVEKGAETSIFLASAPEVAAVSGGFFDKKKAVPVKSGFNTPEHARQLWQLSEQLTGVSFLS
- a CDS encoding GNAT family N-acetyltransferase; amino-acid sequence: MIELQPFTSDDFTQLMEWVDDERLMKEWSGSLFSFPLTEAGLSWYIEGANDVNDPDVFIYKAVETKTGLTVGHISLGGISQRDRAGRITRVLVGKSTERRRGICQGMVRALLRIGFEDLQLHRISLGVYDFNHAAIKCYTKCGFRQEGVLRDVVRHGDDYWSLVEMGILEDEWRALQADGAAKS